The following coding sequences are from one uncultured Devosia sp. window:
- a CDS encoding glucose 1-dehydrogenase produces the protein MTLQARNRLDGKVAIVTGGGLGMGAATAQVFAGYGAKVIVSDINEAAGTATVEAIKAAGGEAKFVLSDVGDEDQVRELVAATVAAFGRLDCAVNNAAITPDNQPIAETDMAIWDRLMRVDLRGVALCMKYQIQQLMAQGQGGAIVNIGSVSSVRPQPNNPAYVTAKHGVVGLTKSGSFDYAPHGIRVNAVLPGAIDTPMLRGALETIGKTEAEFAPALSLLGRFGQPEEVAEASAWLCSDASSYVTGHSLAVEAGYLTR, from the coding sequence ATGACTTTACAAGCGCGCAATCGACTGGATGGAAAAGTGGCGATCGTCACCGGGGGCGGACTGGGAATGGGCGCAGCCACTGCCCAGGTCTTTGCCGGCTACGGCGCCAAGGTCATCGTGTCCGACATCAATGAGGCAGCTGGCACTGCCACGGTCGAAGCCATCAAGGCAGCGGGCGGCGAAGCCAAATTCGTTCTGAGCGACGTGGGTGACGAGGATCAGGTGCGAGAACTCGTCGCGGCAACCGTGGCCGCCTTCGGTCGCCTCGATTGCGCTGTCAACAACGCTGCCATCACGCCGGACAACCAGCCTATCGCTGAAACCGACATGGCCATCTGGGATCGGTTGATGCGCGTCGATCTGCGCGGCGTGGCGCTCTGCATGAAGTATCAGATCCAGCAACTGATGGCTCAAGGCCAGGGCGGCGCCATCGTCAACATCGGCTCGGTCAGTTCCGTCCGGCCCCAGCCCAACAACCCGGCCTATGTCACTGCCAAGCATGGCGTCGTGGGGCTGACCAAATCCGGCAGCTTCGACTATGCCCCCCATGGCATTCGCGTGAATGCCGTGCTGCCCGGCGCCATTGACACACCCATGCTGCGCGGGGCTCTTGAAACGATCGGCAAGACCGAGGCGGAATTCGCGCCAGCCCTCAGCCTGCTGGGTCGCTTCGGTCAACCCGAGGAAGTCGCCGAAGCCAGCGCCTGGCTCTGCTCGGATGCCTCGAGCTATGTCACCGGCCATAGCCTCGCCGTCGAAGCTGGCTATCTCACCCGCTAG
- the pflB gene encoding formate C-acetyltransferase → MRILSETTFTPEPWAGFIGGTWRDDIDVRGFVQANYTPYDGDNTFLAGPTARTARLWDELGKLLKLERERGVLDVSADRASSITAHDAGYIDKEIELIVGLQTDAPLKRAIMPNGGLRMVEGGLEAYGFALDPAVKDVWTKHRKSHNQGIFDVYSPEILAARKSAIITGLPDAYGRGRIIGDYRRVALYGTDALRAARQKDYHALDEETFTEDVIRLREELSEQFRALDELREMAARYGHDISRPAANAREAIQWTYFAYLAAVKEQNGAAMSFGRVSTFLDIYIQRDLDNGALTESQAQELIDDLVIKLRIVRFLRTPEYDQLFSGDPTWVTESIGGMGEDGRPLVTRSSFRFLHTLYNLGPAPEPNLTVLWSSRLPDAFKTFCAKVSADTSAIQYENDDLMRPLWGDDYGIACCVSAMRIGKQMQFFGARSNLAKALLYAINGGVDEKSGGVVAKGFTPITADVLDYDEVMGKFDKMMDWLAATYVKALNAVHYMHDKYAYERIEMALHDRDILRTMACGIAGLSVAADSLSAIKHAKVHVIRNEAGLAVDYRIEGTYPAYGNNDDRADQIAVWLTKTFMKKVAAQPYFYRNATPTQSVLTITSNVVYGKKTGNTPDGRRAGEPFAPGANPMNGRDTKGFVAAGASVAKLPYASALDGISWTASATPDSLGRTAEDRARNLANCLDGYTEAGGFHVNVNVFDRETLVDAMDHPELYPQLTVRVSGYAVNFVKLTREQQLDVISRTFHASM, encoded by the coding sequence ATGCGCATCCTCTCCGAAACGACGTTCACCCCCGAACCCTGGGCCGGTTTCATCGGCGGGACCTGGCGCGATGACATAGATGTCCGTGGCTTCGTTCAGGCGAACTACACGCCTTACGACGGCGACAACACCTTCCTCGCCGGTCCAACTGCTCGCACAGCCAGGCTTTGGGATGAACTGGGCAAGCTGCTGAAGCTGGAGCGCGAACGTGGCGTGCTCGATGTCTCGGCGGACCGTGCTTCGAGCATCACCGCGCATGACGCAGGCTATATCGACAAAGAGATCGAGCTGATCGTCGGCCTGCAGACCGATGCACCGCTCAAGCGCGCCATCATGCCCAATGGCGGGCTACGCATGGTCGAAGGCGGCCTCGAAGCCTATGGCTTTGCACTCGATCCCGCGGTCAAGGATGTCTGGACCAAGCATCGCAAGAGCCACAACCAGGGTATTTTCGACGTCTATAGCCCGGAAATCCTGGCCGCCCGCAAGTCAGCCATCATCACCGGGCTGCCCGATGCCTATGGACGTGGCCGCATCATCGGCGATTATCGCCGGGTGGCGCTCTATGGCACCGATGCCCTGCGGGCTGCGCGGCAGAAGGATTATCATGCGCTCGACGAGGAGACGTTCACCGAAGACGTCATCCGGTTGCGTGAGGAGCTTTCCGAACAGTTCCGTGCGCTCGACGAATTGCGGGAAATGGCCGCCAGATATGGCCATGACATTTCGCGTCCCGCTGCCAATGCGCGCGAAGCCATCCAGTGGACCTATTTCGCCTACCTTGCCGCGGTGAAGGAGCAGAATGGCGCGGCCATGTCCTTTGGCCGCGTCTCGACTTTCCTTGATATCTATATCCAGCGCGATCTCGATAACGGCGCCCTGACCGAAAGCCAGGCGCAGGAATTGATTGACGACCTCGTCATCAAGTTGAGGATCGTGCGTTTCCTGCGTACGCCGGAATACGATCAGCTGTTCTCGGGTGATCCGACCTGGGTCACCGAGTCCATCGGCGGCATGGGCGAGGATGGCCGCCCGCTGGTCACCAGATCAAGCTTCCGGTTCCTGCATACGCTTTACAATCTGGGCCCGGCGCCCGAGCCGAACCTGACCGTGCTGTGGAGCAGCCGGCTGCCCGATGCCTTCAAGACCTTCTGTGCCAAGGTGTCCGCCGATACCAGTGCCATCCAGTATGAGAACGACGACCTGATGCGGCCGCTCTGGGGCGACGACTACGGCATCGCCTGCTGTGTCTCGGCCATGCGCATCGGCAAGCAGATGCAGTTCTTCGGGGCCCGTTCCAATCTCGCCAAGGCATTGCTCTATGCAATCAACGGCGGCGTCGACGAGAAGAGCGGCGGCGTCGTGGCCAAGGGCTTTACGCCGATCACGGCGGACGTTCTGGACTATGACGAGGTCATGGGCAAGTTCGACAAGATGATGGACTGGCTGGCCGCGACCTATGTGAAGGCGCTCAATGCCGTCCACTACATGCATGACAAATACGCCTATGAACGCATCGAAATGGCGCTGCACGACCGCGATATCCTGCGGACCATGGCCTGTGGGATCGCCGGCCTGTCAGTGGCGGCGGACAGCCTGTCGGCAATCAAGCATGCCAAGGTGCATGTCATCCGCAACGAGGCGGGTCTGGCCGTCGACTATCGGATCGAGGGCACCTACCCTGCCTATGGCAATAATGACGACCGGGCTGACCAGATCGCGGTCTGGCTGACCAAAACCTTCATGAAGAAGGTCGCGGCCCAACCGTATTTCTATCGCAATGCAACGCCAACCCAATCGGTGCTCACCATCACCTCCAACGTGGTCTATGGCAAAAAGACCGGCAACACGCCGGATGGACGACGGGCGGGCGAGCCTTTCGCGCCTGGTGCCAATCCGATGAACGGACGCGATACGAAGGGTTTTGTTGCCGCGGGCGCGTCGGTCGCAAAGCTGCCCTATGCATCCGCGCTGGACGGCATTTCCTGGACCGCATCGGCCACGCCGGACTCGTTGGGGCGCACGGCGGAGGACCGGGCCCGCAATCTCGCCAATTGCCTTGATGGCTACACCGAGGCCGGCGGCTTCCATGTCAATGTCAACGTGTTCGACCGCGAGACGCTGGTGGATGCCATGGACCATCCCGAGCTCTATCCGCAATTGACGGTGCGAGTCTCGGGCTATGCTGTCAATTTCGTCAAGCTGACGCGCGAGCAGCAGCTCGACGTCATCTCGCGGACCTTCCACGCCAGCATGTAG
- the pflA gene encoding pyruvate formate-lyase-activating protein: MIHRSSGKMPAPTGCDLSADHGFLHSVESGAAVDGPGMRYVFFMAGCLFRCIYCHNPDTWKLHNGRRVTLDDVMAEIAPYAGFLRRAGGVTISGGEPLMQAAFVGEMLWRTKDELGLHTALDTQGFLHATVDDRWFDAVDLVLLDIKHSDPEVYHRLTAQNLQPTLDFAHRLQRLNKPTWLRYVLVPGWTDGQDDIARLADFVAGLGSIIERVEVLPFHQMGTQKWAELKMDYPLAGAPTPTPEATAAARAIFAARGLTVY; this comes from the coding sequence ATGATCCATCGCTCGTCCGGAAAGATGCCCGCTCCGACCGGTTGCGACCTGTCGGCCGATCACGGCTTCCTGCATTCTGTCGAAAGCGGAGCCGCGGTCGATGGGCCGGGCATGCGCTATGTCTTCTTCATGGCCGGGTGCTTGTTCCGCTGCATTTATTGCCACAATCCCGATACCTGGAAACTGCACAATGGCCGGCGCGTGACGCTGGACGATGTCATGGCCGAAATCGCTCCCTATGCCGGGTTTCTCCGCCGGGCTGGCGGTGTTACTATTTCAGGCGGCGAACCCCTGATGCAGGCGGCTTTCGTCGGCGAGATGCTGTGGCGGACGAAGGATGAACTCGGCCTGCATACAGCACTCGACACGCAGGGCTTCCTCCATGCCACGGTGGACGATCGCTGGTTCGATGCCGTCGATCTGGTGCTGCTGGACATCAAGCATAGCGATCCAGAGGTCTATCACCGCCTGACAGCCCAGAATCTGCAACCGACCCTCGACTTTGCCCATCGCCTTCAACGTCTCAACAAGCCGACCTGGCTGCGCTACGTGCTGGTGCCGGGCTGGACGGATGGACAGGACGACATTGCCCGGCTGGCCGATTTCGTCGCCGGCCTCGGCTCGATCATCGAGCGGGTGGAGGTGTTGCCCTTTCACCAGATGGGTACGCAGAAATGGGCCGAACTCAAGATGGATTATCCGCTGGCCGGAGCGCCCACGCCAACACCGGAAGCCACCGCTGCGGCACGAGCCATCTTTGCTGCGCGGGGACTCACGGTTTACTGA
- a CDS encoding nucleoside hydrolase, producing the protein MKVIFDTDPGIDDAMALLYLSKLPQVDLLGITTVVGNADIDTTTRNALFLRQQFGLKAPVIRGAGETLDGVVKPEPVAVHGVNGLGDIHIPEIGTEGLLEGSAHQFIIDTIRANPGEVTIIAVGRMTNLALALRQDPGIAGLTKQVIIMGGAFGYQGRSGNLTPAAEANIHGDPVGADEMFAADWPIVVVGLDVTHDIILDTAYLGLLADEVGASGELLRQMSDHYAQFYQNVMGLAGVVGHDLLAVTYLLHPEWFETRDGPVVVIRDGIAAGQTIQMPSSRKGGHPHWSGRRAQTVCIGVEADKVLEHYRKTVAA; encoded by the coding sequence ATGAAGGTAATTTTTGACACCGATCCCGGCATCGACGACGCCATGGCGCTGCTCTATCTCAGCAAGCTGCCGCAGGTGGACCTGCTGGGTATCACCACTGTGGTCGGCAATGCCGATATCGATACCACCACCCGCAACGCGCTGTTCCTGCGCCAGCAGTTCGGCCTCAAGGCGCCGGTCATTCGCGGCGCCGGCGAAACACTCGATGGCGTGGTCAAGCCCGAGCCGGTCGCTGTCCACGGCGTCAATGGCCTAGGCGACATCCATATTCCCGAGATCGGCACCGAGGGCCTGCTCGAGGGGTCCGCGCATCAGTTCATCATCGACACGATCCGCGCCAATCCAGGCGAAGTGACCATCATCGCTGTCGGTCGCATGACCAATCTGGCGCTAGCCCTGCGCCAGGACCCCGGCATTGCCGGTCTGACCAAGCAAGTCATCATCATGGGCGGCGCCTTTGGCTATCAGGGCCGCAGCGGCAACCTGACCCCGGCAGCCGAGGCCAATATCCATGGCGATCCGGTCGGAGCCGACGAGATGTTCGCCGCCGACTGGCCGATCGTCGTCGTTGGCCTCGACGTCACCCATGACATCATCCTTGATACCGCCTATCTCGGGCTGCTGGCCGACGAGGTCGGCGCCAGCGGCGAGCTGCTGCGCCAGATGTCGGACCACTACGCCCAGTTTTATCAGAATGTGATGGGTCTCGCCGGAGTGGTCGGCCATGACCTGCTGGCGGTCACTTATCTGCTGCATCCCGAATGGTTCGAAACCCGCGACGGCCCGGTCGTCGTCATCCGTGACGGCATCGCCGCCGGCCAGACAATCCAGATGCCATCGTCCCGCAAGGGCGGTCACCCGCATTGGTCCGGCCGCCGCGCCCAGACGGTCTGCATTGGCGTCGAGGCCGATAAGGTACTCGAGCACTACCGCAAGACGGTAGCGGCATAA
- a CDS encoding MarR family transcriptional regulator produces the protein MPSPNISALAELLELTARKLHSRGHAAGLFPAQWAALRYFSRAPEELRTSSDLARFQGLANGPVSRTVRTLVQKGLLTKAAEQPKGRAERLTLTEQGQALLDSDPTMDVEAAIGAVSPKDCEALARALESIVARLESRQG, from the coding sequence TTGCCTTCCCCGAACATATCGGCCTTGGCCGAATTGCTTGAACTTACCGCGCGCAAGCTGCATTCGCGCGGCCACGCTGCAGGCCTGTTCCCTGCCCAGTGGGCAGCACTGCGCTATTTCTCGCGTGCACCCGAAGAGCTCAGGACATCGAGTGACCTCGCCCGATTTCAGGGGCTCGCCAATGGCCCGGTCAGCCGCACTGTGCGCACACTGGTGCAGAAAGGCCTGCTGACCAAGGCTGCCGAGCAGCCCAAGGGGCGGGCAGAACGACTGACATTGACGGAACAGGGTCAGGCGCTGCTGGACAGCGATCCGACCATGGACGTGGAGGCCGCCATCGGCGCGGTTTCTCCCAAGGACTGCGAGGCGCTCGCAAGGGCACTCGAATCCATCGTGGCGCGGCTCGAATCCAGGCAGGGTTGA
- a CDS encoding MBL fold metallo-hydrolase, which translates to MAAPSLSPNRNFDPQTGSAVLATEGITRVTAPNASAYTFTGTNSFLLGHERLAVLDPGPDDDAHVAALQRAIAGRSVEAIILTHTHRDHSAVAKRLSQMLDAPLWFGGRHRLSRPLRRFERNPIRKSCDWDLVPDRVLVDGEAIMAGDLPLTVHATPGHCANHLAFSNDGSLLSGDHVMGWNSTLVSAPDGSMADYFASLDKVIALPQRFYIPAHGAPIEDGRAYARALRSHRQMRNEQILNAVRGGARTISAIVARIYPKQSLPVRLAAAMTVNAHVEYLEDLGQLSVTRRFWGMRIKA; encoded by the coding sequence ATGGCCGCCCCTTCCCTGTCCCCAAACCGCAATTTCGATCCGCAGACCGGGAGCGCCGTTCTCGCCACCGAGGGCATTACCCGGGTCACTGCGCCCAATGCCAGCGCCTATACTTTTACCGGCACGAACAGTTTTCTGCTTGGGCACGAGCGACTTGCGGTGCTGGATCCCGGACCCGACGACGACGCCCATGTCGCGGCGCTGCAGCGCGCCATTGCGGGGCGGTCGGTGGAGGCGATCATTCTCACCCATACCCATCGCGACCATAGCGCGGTGGCAAAGCGACTGTCGCAGATGCTGGATGCCCCACTATGGTTTGGTGGGCGCCATCGCCTGTCACGGCCGTTGCGCCGCTTCGAGCGCAATCCGATCCGAAAATCCTGCGACTGGGATCTGGTGCCAGATCGGGTGCTGGTGGATGGGGAGGCGATCATGGCGGGTGACCTGCCGCTGACGGTTCATGCCACGCCGGGCCATTGCGCTAATCACCTGGCTTTTTCCAATGATGGCAGCCTGTTGAGCGGCGACCATGTGATGGGGTGGAATTCCACACTGGTCTCGGCGCCGGATGGGTCGATGGCGGATTATTTTGCCTCGCTGGACAAAGTTATCGCCCTGCCCCAGCGCTTCTACATTCCTGCGCATGGCGCACCGATCGAGGATGGGCGCGCCTATGCGCGGGCGCTGAGATCGCATCGGCAGATGCGAAATGAACAGATTCTGAACGCGGTTCGGGGCGGCGCACGGACTATTTCGGCGATTGTCGCCAGGATCTACCCGAAGCAAAGCCTGCCGGTGCGGCTCGCCGCTGCGATGACCGTCAATGCCCATGTCGAATATCTGGAAGATCTGGGCCAGTTGAGCGTGACGCGCCGGTTCTGGGGCATGCGGATCAAGGCGTAG
- a CDS encoding DUF1499 domain-containing protein, which translates to MRILLRTSRTAIWARRLGSVAVPLVIISILLHRFRLITSDVFTVAALVAGAIGAAALIISILALARLWQRGDQGWGKALAGLFFATLSLLPYAWYGSLALRYPAVTDMATTDRGLMPLVFEPGTAAMPIPKMLTRAEMAADFPNAETRSYPLGLVPTFDLVDQLVSANGWDIRMLRQSEELGQINAQIMTLVGWREEVVIRVTGTATQSTVDMRSASLHAWHDFGDNGLRIEDFLGALDDAVTGLLRDNPEANLPAEPEAETPVTVEEQPTP; encoded by the coding sequence TTGCGCATCTTGCTGAGGACATCGCGGACAGCCATCTGGGCGCGCCGGCTTGGCAGCGTCGCGGTGCCGCTCGTCATCATTTCCATCCTGCTGCACCGCTTCCGCCTGATCACCAGCGATGTCTTCACCGTCGCCGCGCTCGTGGCCGGCGCCATCGGTGCAGCGGCCCTCATCATCTCGATCCTGGCGCTGGCGCGGCTTTGGCAGAGAGGCGACCAGGGTTGGGGCAAGGCGCTGGCAGGCCTGTTCTTTGCCACCCTGAGCCTTTTGCCCTACGCCTGGTACGGCAGTCTTGCCCTGCGCTATCCGGCGGTGACCGACATGGCCACCACCGATCGCGGCCTCATGCCCCTGGTCTTCGAGCCCGGCACGGCCGCCATGCCAATCCCCAAAATGCTGACCCGCGCCGAAATGGCTGCAGACTTCCCCAATGCGGAAACCCGCAGCTACCCCCTGGGACTGGTGCCGACCTTCGATCTCGTCGACCAGCTGGTCAGCGCCAATGGCTGGGACATCCGCATGCTGCGCCAGTCCGAAGAGCTGGGCCAGATCAACGCGCAGATCATGACCCTGGTTGGTTGGCGCGAAGAAGTGGTCATCCGCGTCACCGGCACGGCAACCCAATCCACCGTCGACATGCGCTCGGCCTCGCTTCACGCCTGGCACGACTTCGGCGACAATGGCCTGCGCATCGAAGATTTTCTCGGCGCGCTGGATGACGCCGTGACCGGCCTGCTGCGCGACAATCCGGAAGCCAATCTGCCCGCCGAGCCAGAGGCCGAAACGCCGGTGACGGTCGAGGAGCAGCCTACGCCTTGA
- the pdxH gene encoding pyridoxamine 5'-phosphate oxidase codes for MLQTLTERLFDDSDRTDLDPFALFEEWYALAQEAEPNDPHALALATVDSDGMPDVRMVLLNARDARGFCFFTNFESEKGKQLLAQPKAAMLIHWKSLRRQVRVRGAVEVVTPEEADAYFASRHKGSQIASSVSRQSRPLENRAALEQGVAELTARIGEGDVQRPDHWSGFRIVPQAIEFWKDGQYRLHDRVRFTRDGDVWASARLYP; via the coding sequence ATGCTGCAAACCCTCACCGAACGCCTCTTCGACGACAGCGATCGCACCGATCTCGACCCCTTTGCGCTGTTCGAGGAATGGTACGCTCTCGCGCAGGAAGCCGAGCCCAATGACCCGCATGCGCTCGCTCTTGCAACAGTCGACAGCGACGGCATGCCCGATGTCCGCATGGTTCTGCTCAACGCGCGCGATGCCCGTGGATTCTGCTTTTTTACCAATTTCGAGAGCGAAAAGGGCAAGCAGCTTCTGGCCCAGCCAAAGGCAGCCATGCTGATTCACTGGAAGTCGCTGCGCCGCCAGGTGCGGGTGCGGGGTGCAGTGGAAGTGGTAACGCCCGAGGAAGCCGACGCCTATTTTGCCAGCCGCCACAAGGGCAGCCAGATCGCTTCTTCGGTTTCCCGGCAATCCCGCCCGCTCGAAAATCGCGCAGCGCTGGAACAGGGAGTGGCCGAGCTGACCGCGCGAATCGGCGAGGGTGACGTGCAGCGGCCTGACCACTGGTCAGGCTTCCGCATCGTGCCGCAGGCCATCGAATTCTGGAAGGATGGCCAGTATCGCCTGCATGACCGCGTGCGCTTCACGCGAGACGGCGACGTCTGGGCCAGCGCGCGGCTTTATCCCTAA